The genomic interval attaactttgttAGTCTGTGCTTATAGTTTATGAACTCTTTTGAATAACACAGGAATACCTAAGCCTTAAATgagtagtaaaaaaaaacttaaatcacttaaacattttatttcatagaGTAAATCATAATAAGGCACATGCTGCTGGACTACAAGGACAAGCACTGAATTggcaaattacaataaaacttatattaaCCTGAAAAATATAATCTATTTGAACAGTTTCTCCTTAAGTTTAATAACCCATATTATCTTTACCTTACTTTAAGTATCATACAAACATTTAAAATAGATGATTCTTTCACCATTGGAATAAGTTTTTATCACAGGTTTTTTGACGAATCTTAATTATTATATCcctattttaaacttaaaatgaaattatacgtatgtaataatatttttacaaacctcatattattatcattacaaGTAAACAACTATTTGcattatatgtaggtacttatacatatGTAGTAAGTATTACATCTTGATCTTAAATAAGTAATCAAatacatgataataataaataatcagtacAAAAAGTTTTTTGTATTGATTATACcgaaaatacctacttgttaatctaattttataactaaacttAAATCTATACGTATACTGTAACTGAACGATTTATGTCGAAtgcaaatgttaaaaaaataaaaccagcaCTCTAACTATCATAGTTTGTTTTATATTAACAGTAGGTAAaggtatacctaattatatcaaCAATCCTCTACGAACAAACTTACGAgtagttttgcggttcgttaacaaaagtgattcaTACGCACATACGTTTTACTTTTTCTGCTCCTCAAtgcgctagtctgactcgcacttggccagttttataatttttgtctatctgtctgagcACACTTTacgctgaaactactgaacggattttaacGCAACTTGGTATACTTGCGAAGCCAGGCCGGGTCAACTAGTTATAGTtaatctaatttaaaattaaagttaattatttaataattattattgagtataaaaacaaaaaatttaaattgaacTTGGCCACGATTGGATTCAGTGTTATTACCTGCTATGTacacctacataattattatatttagtaagAATACTATTATGGAATCAATTTTCAGATCCCAACATCGTATTAACTTAGTAGCCTAGTTGCcagaattaaaaataattatagacGGATACAGTTTATTAGTGTTGGTTAAGATAGCAATTTGATCTCTGGAATTGGGTGATGCCATAAAAAAACTTGCAAAAACCCGCAATTATCATTGTTTGAACAATTTATTTAATGACTAGGTACATTTTCAATCTATAACGATGTCTGTGAATCGATAATTTGATTACTAGATTGTATAATTACTACTGGTTATACCTACCAACATAAAACTACTTGCCACAAGTTTCTTAATCTAGATTTCTAGGAtagtttacttttaattaaaatacgaAATCTTAAGCAAAAAGAGTGTCAAGCAAGGTATTCTTTAATTTCACTCTAAACTTCCATATTTAGTGAGTAGTAAAGTAGATGAAACAGATACATTGATCGTGTGTTTTCTATCAAGGTAAACccctataatattaattaaaaactacttaacactagatgatgcccctgtgaatatattatatataggaATATAATAGGAATTTGAAAAATCGCGTCGGAAGtctgtttttccgggataaaaagtagccgatggaTGCCCGTCCCTAGAATGCAAGCAATCTCTGTAAGGTaacgaatttcgtcaaaatttgtttaacggatgggccgttaAAATTTagcagacactttcgcatttataatttctatatgTATATCTATTACAAAATGatcatttaattaagtacactaaaataaaacaagtctcaaattattgtaattcacttcataataattatactttcaCGATAACTTTATGCCTTGTTCTTTAAGTTGTCTCACGACCTCGGGACAAATGTCCTCCTCACGAAATTTATACCCACATCCCAGGACCTCTTTAGCCACTATGACATTTTTCTTTAATGAATCCAACCATACCGTATACGGAAAATCTGGCCATGTGCCACCATACCTTTTTGGCAGATACTCGGGCAGAATGTGCTTGTGCAAAGAACTTATATCATAACCGTGGAAGAAGATTCTGGACCGCATTTCAGATGTCAACAGAGGCTTGAATATACTGTACATTTTGTCAAATATCCATGAATGGTTGATCACGTGTATTGCATGTGTGGTTGCAGGGAAACTAGACTGAAAGAAGGAAATATTATAGGTTAAAAACACAACTGTTATAATTCTATACTACCCCTACTAACCCCTACCTTGGTTGATTTAAAATTTAACCCTAACTCACAGATAGCTTCAGTGCGGTAcatcttagacagcatcaaGCAAGGAGGGTGTGGTAACGTGTATGGATagatgtaaaaaaatctaaatccgcaTTCAAATGCcactacaaaatataaaaactatttttgtttGTACATCTATATGTTGAAGTTGGACGACTATTCAACGTTCGTTTCGTCGTTTTTTGAAAAGAATAGCTTTTTAGTTTGAGTTTATAATCAATCGACAGTTCCTGAAAGCTCACGGTTTGGGAGTGCAGTACACTGTAGTATCAGGATTGAGATGTTGGAACCAGTAATTTTAATGTATCCATCATACAAACTGATTTTATtgattaaagttttaaaatagtttagaaatctcggagaaatCAGTAACatacattgaaaaaaaataggCACCGAATTGAtaacctcctttttggaagtctgtTAATACCTAATAACAAAGAACAAAGTAAAAGTGGAAGACTGATTGTTTGAGATCATCGATCTTTATTTAATCCCAAGAAGGATCTTATTAAACTAAAAGGCTAATGTCCTGTTGTTGTACGTTTTCGATTTTATTAGCGTACAATGACCTAGTCGACGGCTATTTGTATGCATATTTCTCGTACTTCCACCTAGACCAAAAACTTtgactaattataataaaataaaagataataagTAGCATTGGTCAGTAAATGGATACCTTTTGGAAGTTAATTGGATTGCACCTATTACAATTGGAACGTTTGAAATTTTATGCAGCACCGAGCAGATAACACGTCGTATTTACTCAGGATCGCTAAATGTCGCCAAAAAAAGCAACAATGACCCTATTAACTGGAAAGTATCTGTTCACTCTTGAGTACCCGGGCACACCCGTTGCTTACACATTCACAGCAAAAAACCTAGGGTTGACTATGGATGGCAACCTCGCTTGGGCAGCACATATAAATCAGCTTAGTAAACGTTTGCATTATTCGATCCATTCCTTGAAGAGACTGCAGAATTTTCTTCCGCTACGTACCAAAATCATGCTAACACATTCTCTGTTGCTTCCAATTCTCGACTATGCTGATGTGTGCTACTTAGACGCCACTGAGGAGCTACTTGACAAACTCGATCGGCTTCAGAATCTGTGCATACGGTTTATATACGGACTGCGCAAATTCGATCACATTTCCGACTACCGTCGTCAGCTTAAATGGCTCCCTATTCGCTTTCGTCACAATTTGCATATTTTGACTGTTCTATACAATGTTCTCAATACCTCTTCCCCTGGTTATCTGCGAGAGCGATTTCAATTCTCGCTCCCTCCTACTAGGCCTATGCGGTCTTGTGTCTCAAAAAATCCTCTCGTCACTCCCCATTGTAACACAGTCTTCTACAGCAAATCTTTCACCGTACTAGCCACCCATCTTTGGAACTCACTTCCTGAGAATATTAGAGAGAATTGCCGCTCAGTACATTCATTCAAATACAGAGTGAAGCAGTATTACCTATCATTACAATagagtatttatatattatatatatattatatttattcgtatttGACATGTTTTCCTCTCTCGACTATCTTGGTCGGTTCAAATAAATACCCCGTCCCGCCACACGCAGGAAAAAAGGTATTTATGTCCCcatgtttaaattataaaacctaCGCTACtactacaactttttttttttttttttactatttatatactcatacacatacatacataataccatatttaaattataaaacctacgctactacacatattttatttattttttatttattattaattacaatttatatactcatacacatacttacatacatatacacatacatattcTTAATTTGCGATATTATCACGTAGCGTATGTTGTTCCGGCTGTGTGTTGTGAACAAAAACACTATCTCCTAGCactttggatattataattgaagtgTGTATTGCTGCTTGTTTTTGAAGAATACTTATGTCGATGTTGGTATCTaatatatctatatattttCTAATGCTCCTAGCTACTACACCCGTCGCACCTATTACAATTGGAATTACTGTCGCTTGTGTATTCCACAAACGACTGACTTCGGTTTTTAAAAGATGGTACTTACTTAACTTCTCTATTTCTTTAGGCCCTATATTATAATCTGATGGAACTGTTATATCTATTAAAAATgttcggtttttatttttatctatgtaAATTAAATCGGGTCTGTTATGAGTTACGGTGACATCAGTTTGAACTGGCATTTCCCATAAGATTTTTGCGGTTGCGTTTTCTATAACTTGCGGTTGGGTGAGAATTTCTTTCCACCACATGTTGGAGACttcaaaattgtgttttttggCCAGACACCAGTAGACGTATTGTACAAGATTATTATGCCTTTTGACATAATAGGTCCCTGCCAATTTTTCACACCCTGAAATAATGTGCTGCGTGGTTTCATCTTTGGTTGCACATAGGCGACATTTTCCATCTACTGGTTCTTTTAGTATGTCGCGTTGATGTTGTCGCGTCATGACGGCTTGATCCTGTATGGCAAATATTGAGGCCTCAATGCTTGGAGATATCTGTTGCCTTTTCATCCACTTAAATGAAAGTTCCTTGTATAAATTAGCCTGATCTAGTACTTTCTTAGGAAATTGGCCATGTAACTGTTTACTTCGCCATGCTTCATTGTGTCTTTTTATTATTGCGTCCTTAATCTCTTTATtcgtatgtatatttttttgttgtaaatGTAACTCTCTTTCTATCTCTTGTCCTTCCTTCATTATTGAGTATTTATCCCTATGTGTATCGTGTTGTACTATTGCTTTAATAAGGTAATCGCTTTCttcatttaaatattgtttatatttCACTATCTGTGACTTATACATGAACTCTACATTTATAAGCCCTCTTCCTCCTTCTGTTACCGGTAGGTATAGCCTTTCAACGTCTGCTTTCtgcatatttattatattatgcataactatttattattatattattattgtatgtattttattttggtatttattggaagatatttgtgtaaatattattgtgtagcacttgtattaaccattttataaatctagtaccatgggacctattccacgtatttatgcaccttactcacaacctgcacggggaagctggaagaaatctctgtttagagataagcatttcctttgtacatagcttaatttatcttaactttgtaactacaattttggtacatgaaaataaatatatatatatataaatataccttGAATGTGCTCAAGTTATACTTACGTGGCAGAAAACCCGAACACTGGCAGGTGTTCCTTATTTTATTAACAGAAAGATTGAGCAAAAACGCTTTTAGCGGGTTGATTTGATGCTCAAATGCTCACGGTTTCTCGATGTTCTGTGGTAGAACGGTGAGAGTGAAACAACAAAACAGTTGTACACTACCAAGTACGTATGTGCGATGGAAGATCGAAACTTACCACTAAAAGTTTGACTATTTTGTTGGCTACGGATGGAGTAATCTGCCATGCGTGCTGAGTGCCCAGATCTTCCAGATCAAACAAAGCCACTCCACCCAGGATCTGAGTGCGTTGCTCCAACATACCCAGCTCAAGAGCAAAAATTGTTGCTTTGAAGAGCTCTTCCACCGCTATGGCTTTAGGATCCCAACAGCctgaaaatattttgagaagATTTTTACATCAAGTTAATTTTAAACTTCAGTAATGCACTGTGATATTTGCTTTGTAAACTGAACTACCATTATAAACACTCAAAATAATGTTCCATCTCTGGCTGCCAGCTTTACTTTTCAATTTCTATAATAACGTACCAAATTGATTCTATGATTGGTATTACCAAATACTAATCATGGAATCAATCAACTTTGCATGCAGCTACTCACAAGATAGAATATAATGTTCAGCAACATTGACATAAAAGGTAATTGTATGTTGCCCATTGGAAAAAAGTGGGTAACAGCTGAATTTCTTGCCGGTTTTTCTCAATGGAATTTGATTTCTCATTTGGTGTAGATTCCTCATAAGGTGAAGGTAAACTCATAAATACGCCTCAAGTAAATTGAAGATTAAATGGAAAATTTTTAGTTTCAGCAAATATTGAAAAGTGGTTTTTAAAGTGTTATAATAATCATTTGGATATTACCTATTCTATAAATAAGTAGCCTCCGTCCGTTCTGATCACGATATGGAGGCACAGCTAGAACATTTGCATCTCCTATCCTTCGGAGATCCAATGGGTacacattttcaaataaatcctGATTTTCTTCCTTGAATCGGTAATAAttcaccatctgaaaatgttttaattacatcaatatttattattttatacctacttactgagtTTCATTATATTATCAACAAAcggattttaataattttaaatatcccAAAAGCCTGACTGTatcatagtataatattataaaggagaaagtttgtatatgtgtgtgtatgtttgttactccttcacgcaaaaactactggacggattgggctgaaatttagaatggagatagattataccctggattagcacataggctacttttatcccggaaaatcaaagagttcccacgggaattttaaaaacctacatccacgcgaacgaagtcgcgggcatcagctagatgATGCCGGCTGACAAACTGGAAAATTATTTAGAACTGCAAATAGAAATGTCGAAGTAggacctatacctacctatataggtacctattttaggTTTTGgtttctttattttcaaaatgaaCTAAATTATTTCCTAAGAATAATTATCCCCATgatcaataatattttattcgaaattcacggttttattacttaataagcgtttattttattttaagcacTATACTAAGTATTatgataaaatcattatgttCGTGATTTATAGTTAACGACCGAATTGTTAATTTCAGGTGCAGGTATTTTATTTCGGGTTGGCCGTGAA from Maniola jurtina chromosome 1, ilManJurt1.1, whole genome shotgun sequence carries:
- the LOC123864303 gene encoding alpha-tocopherol transfer protein, coding for MPAPDYNVELDLSEPPPELQEYARLQCGEDPNTKLQAICELKEMIYERGECNPHRMDDEFLLRFLRARNFIPQRAHRLMVNYYRFKEENQDLFENVYPLDLRRIGDANVLAVPPYRDQNGRRLLIYRIGCWDPKAIAVEELFKATIFALELGMLEQRTQILGGVALFDLEDLGTQHAWQITPSVANKIVKLLVSSFPATTHAIHVINHSWIFDKMYSIFKPLLTSEMRSRIFFHGYDISSLHKHILPEYLPKRYGGTWPDFPYTVWLDSLKKNVIVAKEVLGCGYKFREEDICPEVVRQLKEQGIKLS